A genomic stretch from Colwellia sp. Arc7-635 includes:
- a CDS encoding ABC transporter permease, with protein MNNTLPVISLTDLSIAFIPVIIALGFLYLWSLNVKQAGYALSRMLIQLLLIGYVLSYIFYSDNVWLISCILLAMIAMSCWIALRTLPQYRLVLFKYGFIATLGGGGFTLLVISQGAMSVTPWYQPQVIIPLAGMIFATAMNSISLSAERIFAEINNKTPYPLARKMALNAATIPVINSLFAVGLVSLPGMMTGQILSGVSPLIAARYQVIVMCMIFASSILSAVLFLLLSGTEMKKIIAEHDQPQP; from the coding sequence ATGAACAATACCCTGCCCGTTATCAGTTTAACTGATCTTTCTATTGCTTTTATTCCGGTGATCATCGCACTTGGATTTTTATATCTATGGTCGTTAAATGTAAAACAAGCAGGCTATGCATTATCGCGCATGTTGATTCAGCTATTACTCATTGGTTACGTGCTCAGTTATATTTTTTATTCTGACAACGTTTGGTTAATCAGCTGTATTCTCTTAGCCATGATCGCTATGTCATGTTGGATAGCATTACGTACTTTACCTCAATATCGTTTAGTGCTGTTCAAGTATGGTTTTATCGCGACCTTAGGTGGTGGCGGTTTCACTTTATTGGTGATCAGCCAAGGGGCCATGTCTGTTACACCTTGGTACCAACCACAAGTTATTATTCCATTGGCAGGTATGATATTTGCGACCGCGATGAACAGCATTAGTTTATCTGCAGAGCGTATATTTGCTGAGATTAACAATAAAACGCCCTATCCATTAGCACGAAAAATGGCGCTTAATGCTGCCACTATACCGGTGATTAATTCTTTATTTGCTGTCGGTTTGGTGTCATTACCCGGCATGATGACAGGACAAATACTCTCAGGCGTTTCGCCTTTAATTGCTGCCCGCTATCAAGTGATTGTGATGTGTATGATTTTTGCTTCATCAATACTTTCTGCCGTGCTGTTTTTATTGTTGTCGGGCACTGAAATGAAAAAAATTATCGCAGAGCATGATCAACCGCAACCATAA
- a CDS encoding nitroreductase family protein gives MSVIALLEKRYSVRAYLDKPVPQALLETIFSQAQQAPSNCNVQPWQTCVVSGEKKEQLKSDLIVTVMKGAKPNPDFNWLPKYEGVHRDRQFGSANALYSSIGVSREDKQGRQMAMIRNWQFFDAPHVAFFTMDKYLDIMGAVDLGIYAQTLSLILAEHGLSCCMQGALGQFPDPVKKALNLPEQRGILFGMSFGYADEGAAVNNTRTERETLENAVAFFS, from the coding sequence ATGTCAGTGATTGCTCTGTTAGAAAAACGTTATTCCGTACGTGCTTATTTAGACAAACCAGTACCTCAGGCGCTATTGGAAACTATTTTTAGTCAAGCACAGCAAGCACCGTCAAATTGTAATGTACAACCTTGGCAAACTTGTGTTGTTTCAGGTGAGAAAAAAGAGCAATTAAAGTCTGATTTAATCGTGACGGTAATGAAAGGCGCTAAGCCTAATCCTGATTTTAATTGGTTACCTAAATATGAAGGTGTACATCGTGATCGTCAATTTGGCTCAGCAAATGCGCTGTACAGTTCGATTGGTGTAAGCCGAGAAGACAAGCAAGGTCGTCAAATGGCGATGATACGTAATTGGCAGTTCTTTGATGCTCCCCACGTTGCTTTTTTCACTATGGATAAATATTTAGACATTATGGGAGCCGTCGATCTTGGTATATATGCGCAAACTTTGTCGTTAATACTGGCTGAACACGGACTGTCATGTTGTATGCAAGGAGCGTTAGGACAATTCCCTGATCCGGTAAAAAAAGCACTGAATTTACCAGAGCAGCGCGGCATTTTGTTTGGTATGTCATTTGGTTACGCCGATGAAGGTGCCGCCGTCAATAACACCCGAACTGAACGCGAAACACTTGAAAATGCGGTTGCTTTTTTTAGTTAG
- a CDS encoding bile acid:sodium symporter family protein, with protein sequence MEGTELVTLVNTKVVPICIFLIMMGMGLSLKPNDFKRVLKYPKAVSVGLLNQLILLPVIGFALANIMPLEPEYAVGIMLLVLCPGGTTSNMFSHLAKGDVALSVTMTAVASLVTVFTIPVVLNLSLQHFMGAGNEFQLPIIKTMISLMTLTIVPIAIGMLVKFYAPKFAESTQIHVSRFGILFLTLLIIFLTYIQQDIVVAAFIAAGPVSLILNISTMALGYYSSRWFGLNAAQTTSVTIEVGLQNSTLSMFMALTLLANYKMSFTPAIYTLVMLFTAGILVRFLRAKVSSELKQKDKKQDSIVDLA encoded by the coding sequence ATGGAAGGCACAGAATTAGTCACATTGGTCAATACAAAAGTGGTCCCTATTTGCATATTTTTAATTATGATGGGCATGGGGCTTTCTCTCAAGCCTAATGATTTTAAACGTGTTCTTAAATACCCAAAAGCAGTCTCAGTAGGATTACTCAACCAGCTGATCTTACTACCGGTTATAGGTTTTGCATTAGCTAATATTATGCCATTAGAGCCAGAATATGCTGTTGGTATTATGTTATTAGTACTATGCCCAGGCGGTACTACATCAAATATGTTTTCGCATTTAGCAAAAGGTGATGTAGCACTGTCGGTCACTATGACGGCTGTTGCCAGCTTAGTCACCGTATTTACTATTCCGGTGGTCTTAAATTTATCATTACAACATTTCATGGGTGCAGGTAATGAATTTCAATTACCGATAATCAAAACGATGATCAGTTTAATGACACTCACCATAGTGCCAATTGCTATTGGTATGTTAGTGAAGTTTTATGCTCCTAAATTTGCCGAAAGTACACAAATTCACGTCTCACGCTTTGGTATATTATTTTTAACGCTATTGATTATATTTTTAACGTATATTCAACAAGATATTGTGGTTGCGGCATTTATCGCGGCAGGTCCGGTGTCACTTATTCTTAATATTTCCACCATGGCTTTAGGTTATTATTCAAGCCGTTGGTTCGGTTTAAATGCTGCACAAACTACCTCAGTTACGATTGAAGTTGGTTTACAAAACAGTACATTATCAATGTTTATGGCACTTACCTTACTGGCAAATTATAAAATGTCGTTCACTCCAGCTATTTATACTTTAGTGATGCTATTTACTGCCGGCATATTGGTCCGCTTTTTACGTGCTAAAGTAAGTAGTGAATTAAAACAAAAAGATAAAAAACAAGACAGTATCGTTGACCTTGCTTAG
- a CDS encoding glutathione peroxidase: MSLLNKKMPLLSGEIQDLAEYEGKVVLIVNTASKCGFTKQYEGLEALYAKYKSQGLVILGFPCNQFGEQEKGDDNEIASFCQKNYGVSFPMFSKIDVNGDNTAPLYQELKAKAPGIMGTQKIKWNFTKFLVNKQGEVVTRFATVTKPENLAKDIEGALA; encoded by the coding sequence ATGTCATTATTAAATAAAAAAATGCCGTTACTCTCTGGCGAAATACAAGATTTAGCCGAGTACGAAGGCAAAGTGGTTTTAATCGTTAATACCGCCAGTAAATGTGGTTTTACTAAACAATATGAAGGTTTGGAAGCGCTATATGCTAAATATAAATCTCAAGGGTTAGTCATTTTAGGTTTTCCATGTAACCAATTTGGCGAACAAGAAAAGGGTGACGACAATGAGATAGCTAGCTTTTGCCAAAAAAATTATGGCGTAAGTTTTCCTATGTTTTCTAAAATTGATGTTAACGGCGATAATACCGCGCCTTTATACCAAGAACTTAAAGCTAAAGCGCCTGGCATTATGGGCACACAAAAAATTAAATGGAATTTCACTAAGTTTCTTGTTAACAAACAAGGAGAAGTTGTGACACGTTTTGCAACAGTTACTAAGCCAGAGAATCTAGCCAAAGATATTGAAGGCGCATTAGCGTAA
- a CDS encoding alpha/beta fold hydrolase has protein sequence MEFESKYALIDNVNIHYVSGGPTSAETNSAKNTLGPTFIFLHGFPEYWQTWQAQLDYFCRDHHVIAPDLPGYNLSDKPEDIAFYQVPNLIEFFAKFIQTVSPTKKVYLVAHDWGEQ, from the coding sequence ATGGAATTTGAAAGCAAATATGCCCTGATTGATAATGTTAATATTCATTATGTTTCAGGTGGGCCAACATCAGCAGAGACAAATTCAGCAAAGAATACGCTTGGTCCTACTTTTATATTTCTGCACGGTTTTCCTGAGTATTGGCAAACATGGCAAGCGCAACTGGATTACTTTTGTCGTGATCATCATGTTATTGCCCCTGATTTACCCGGCTATAATTTAAGTGATAAGCCAGAAGACATTGCCTTTTATCAAGTCCCAAATTTAATCGAGTTTTTTGCTAAATTTATCCAAACAGTGAGTCCGACAAAAAAAGTCTACTTAGTCGCGCATGATTGGGGGGAGCAATAG
- a CDS encoding DUF2855 family protein: MSNETELTAASITTASITENQPLQVQVFEVEKANLQKTRLTTYPLTQPLSENEVVLKVDKFALTANNISYGVAGDSLGYWRFFPTEAASDNQWGRLPVMGFADVIASNNDQVNIGERVWGFMPMASHVKILAGRVNSNGFSDVSPYRKGLAPLYSVFERVSANPFYSVKNEDFDILVRGLFTTSWLVDDFMDENQYFGASQYLITSASSKTSIALAFAIKQRGNMPAVGITSAANRKFVTALGCYDQVISYDEIASLDAKIASIVVDMAGSQSILSNIHHHFAEQLRYSCRIGVTHHDDLVKDELSKSSTLPGVAPTFFFAPTQLKKRMDDWGTNETMKKIGLSLLNYIKFCQSSITIEHTTHSHEIDAIYQRVLSGNSDANTGQIISL, encoded by the coding sequence ATGTCAAATGAAACGGAATTAACTGCAGCTTCAATCACTACCGCATCGATAACTGAAAATCAGCCATTACAAGTTCAGGTTTTTGAAGTTGAAAAAGCTAACTTACAAAAAACACGGTTAACCACATATCCCCTGACACAGCCATTGTCTGAAAATGAGGTAGTGCTTAAAGTAGATAAATTTGCCCTTACTGCTAATAACATCAGTTATGGCGTTGCCGGTGACAGTTTAGGTTATTGGCGTTTTTTTCCAACCGAAGCAGCAAGTGATAATCAATGGGGACGTTTACCCGTTATGGGCTTTGCTGATGTGATCGCATCAAATAATGACCAAGTTAACATTGGAGAAAGAGTTTGGGGCTTCATGCCGATGGCATCGCACGTAAAAATTCTAGCAGGTCGTGTTAATAGCAATGGTTTTTCCGATGTAAGTCCTTATCGAAAAGGTCTTGCACCACTTTACTCGGTATTTGAACGTGTCAGTGCGAATCCTTTTTACTCTGTCAAAAATGAAGACTTTGACATACTCGTACGTGGTTTATTTACTACATCTTGGCTTGTCGATGACTTTATGGATGAGAATCAATATTTTGGCGCCTCGCAGTATTTAATCACTAGTGCATCAAGTAAAACCAGTATCGCCCTTGCCTTCGCAATTAAGCAGCGAGGAAACATGCCTGCTGTTGGCATAACGTCAGCCGCTAACCGTAAATTTGTCACTGCTTTAGGTTGTTATGATCAAGTTATCAGCTATGACGAGATAGCGTCCTTAGATGCAAAGATTGCCTCCATTGTGGTTGATATGGCAGGCAGCCAAAGTATTTTATCAAATATACATCATCACTTTGCTGAGCAACTTCGTTATTCATGTCGTATCGGTGTTACCCACCATGATGATTTAGTAAAAGACGAATTAAGTAAAAGTTCAACATTACCAGGCGTTGCACCAACGTTCTTTTTTGCACCAACACAGCTTAAAAAGCGTATGGATGATTGGGGCACAAATGAAACAATGAAAAAAATAGGTTTGTCTTTACTCAATTACATTAAATTTTGTCAAAGCAGTATCACAATAGAGCACACCACCCATAGCCACGAGATAGACGCTATTTATCAACGTGTGTTGTCAGGCAACTCTGACGCTAATACCGGTCAAATAATTTCTTTATAG
- a CDS encoding acyl-CoA dehydrogenase C-terminal domain-containing protein codes for MPEYKAPIRDLKFVMKELLDCDKHYQQLGYTDATEDMIDAILSEAAKFTEQVIAPINQIGDQQGCTWKDGVVTTPDGFKDAYKQYVDGGWPTLSQSVDFGGQGLPHSLNSAISEMMSAANHSFAMYPGLSHGALATIEAHGTETQKQQFMPNLVEGSWTGTMCLTEPHCGTDLGMLRTKAEINDDGSYSLTGTKIFISAGEHDLSDNIVHIVIARIPGSPEGSKGISLFIVPKFNVNDDGTIADRNGVSCGSIEHKMGINANATCVINFDSAKGYLIGEVNRGLNCMFTFMNAARLGVALEGTAATEASFQGALAYAKDRLQMRSISGVKNPDGPADPIIVHPDVRRMLLTQKSIAEGGRALIGYLSQLVDITHVEKDEAKRAQADTTLALLTPIAKALLSELGFECTSHGVQIFGGHGFIKEWGMEQLMRDTKISCLYEGTTGIQALDLLARKVLGSKGTILQPFMMDVGAFCQENAGNPAMAEHVQALGAYCQQWQEITADVGKKAMSNADEIGGASVDYLMFAGYVTLAYFWAKMAAVALKKLESDTEDKAFYQAKLHTCEFYFKRILPRAQGHAACIEGGVDSMMALSSDDFSF; via the coding sequence ATGCCTGAGTACAAAGCCCCGATTAGAGATTTAAAGTTTGTCATGAAAGAGTTGTTAGACTGCGACAAACATTATCAACAACTCGGTTACACTGATGCCACTGAAGACATGATAGATGCAATTCTTAGTGAAGCGGCCAAATTTACAGAGCAGGTGATTGCTCCGATTAACCAAATTGGCGACCAACAAGGCTGTACTTGGAAAGATGGCGTAGTAACAACACCAGATGGCTTTAAAGATGCTTATAAACAGTATGTTGATGGCGGCTGGCCTACATTGTCACAAAGTGTAGACTTTGGTGGTCAAGGACTACCACATTCACTTAATAGCGCGATCAGCGAAATGATGTCAGCAGCTAACCATAGTTTTGCGATGTATCCTGGTTTAAGCCATGGCGCATTAGCGACTATTGAAGCGCATGGCACAGAAACACAAAAACAACAGTTCATGCCTAACCTTGTTGAAGGTAGCTGGACAGGCACTATGTGTTTAACCGAACCGCATTGTGGTACTGATTTAGGCATGCTGCGCACGAAAGCAGAAATAAATGATGATGGTAGCTATTCATTAACCGGTACCAAAATATTTATTTCAGCCGGTGAACATGATTTATCAGATAATATCGTTCACATCGTGATCGCACGTATCCCTGGTTCGCCTGAGGGTAGCAAAGGTATTTCTCTTTTCATCGTACCAAAATTCAATGTTAATGATGACGGCACTATTGCTGACAGAAACGGCGTGAGCTGTGGCTCTATTGAACACAAAATGGGTATCAACGCGAATGCTACCTGTGTTATTAATTTTGATAGCGCTAAAGGCTACCTGATTGGTGAAGTTAATCGTGGCTTAAACTGTATGTTTACCTTTATGAATGCGGCACGTTTAGGCGTAGCACTTGAAGGTACGGCAGCAACTGAAGCATCTTTTCAAGGTGCATTAGCTTACGCAAAAGATCGTTTGCAAATGCGTTCAATTAGCGGTGTTAAAAACCCTGATGGTCCAGCTGACCCTATTATTGTTCATCCTGATGTACGTCGTATGTTATTAACGCAAAAATCTATTGCGGAAGGTGGCCGAGCGCTTATCGGTTACTTATCACAGTTAGTTGATATAACACATGTCGAAAAAGACGAGGCTAAAAGAGCTCAAGCTGATACAACGCTTGCCTTATTAACACCAATAGCCAAAGCTTTGTTAAGTGAATTAGGTTTTGAATGTACTAGTCACGGTGTACAAATTTTCGGTGGCCACGGCTTTATAAAAGAGTGGGGCATGGAACAATTAATGCGTGATACTAAAATCAGTTGTTTGTATGAAGGCACTACTGGTATTCAAGCATTAGATTTACTTGCACGTAAAGTGTTAGGTAGCAAAGGCACTATATTACAACCGTTCATGATGGATGTTGGTGCATTCTGCCAAGAAAACGCCGGTAATCCAGCCATGGCAGAGCATGTACAAGCATTGGGTGCTTATTGTCAGCAATGGCAAGAAATAACTGCTGATGTTGGTAAAAAAGCGATGAGCAATGCCGATGAAATTGGTGGCGCTTCAGTTGATTACTTAATGTTTGCTGGTTACGTTACATTAGCTTACTTCTGGGCGAAAATGGCAGCTGTGGCACTTAAAAAATTAGAGAGCGATACTGAAGATAAAGCTTTCTATCAAGCAAAACTTCACACTTGTGAGTTTTACTTTAAACGCATTCTGCCACGTGCTCAAGGGCATGCCGCTTGTATCGAAGGTGGTGTTGATTCGATGATGGCACTATCGAGTGATGACTTCTCTTTTTAA
- a CDS encoding MarR family transcriptional regulator: MKEIDKELESFPALHLDNQFCFSLYSLSRRVTQGYTPLLKPLDLTYPQYLVLLVLWQAYEDNQKSISVSQLSHKLKLDTGTVTPLLKRMQSKDLLSRTRSTEDERIVMIALTDKGLLLRQQAKAIPQALLCQSNTEQQDIIALKEQLQKMLRLLD, translated from the coding sequence ATGAAAGAAATTGACAAAGAGTTGGAATCTTTTCCAGCTCTGCATTTAGACAATCAGTTTTGTTTTAGTTTATATAGCCTATCTCGCCGAGTTACCCAAGGCTACACACCTTTGCTAAAACCACTAGATCTCACCTATCCACAATATTTAGTTTTATTGGTTTTATGGCAAGCCTATGAGGATAATCAAAAATCAATTTCGGTAAGCCAATTAAGTCATAAACTTAAACTCGATACAGGTACTGTAACTCCTTTACTAAAACGTATGCAGAGCAAAGATTTACTGAGCCGTACGCGAAGTACTGAAGATGAACGTATTGTTATGATTGCGTTAACAGATAAAGGGCTTTTATTACGCCAACAGGCAAAAGCGATCCCACAGGCCTTACTTTGTCAATCTAACACTGAACAGCAAGACATTATTGCCCTTAAGGAACAATTACAAAAAATGCTAAGGCTTTTGGACTAG
- a CDS encoding alpha/beta hydrolase has product MGGAIAWPLAAFYPQYIAKLVILNAAHPSTFTREMINNPIQRKKSEYIHQLISADAENLLTQNNYQYLSDKMLMSENADIFDVETTHRYQQVWQQPNAINGMLQYYRAMPQLAVTADTTAHVENGDNKNTLAQVSDLSKMRIPNIRIHVPTLILWGEHDQAFVNDNLNGIEQYVPDCLTQRFSDASHWLMHEKSPEINQAIAQFIES; this is encoded by the coding sequence TTGGGGGGAGCAATAGCTTGGCCCTTAGCCGCTTTCTATCCTCAGTATATTGCAAAGCTTGTCATCTTAAATGCCGCACACCCAAGCACTTTCACCCGCGAAATGATTAACAATCCAATTCAGCGGAAAAAGAGTGAGTATATTCACCAGTTAATTAGTGCCGATGCCGAAAATTTATTAACGCAGAATAATTATCAGTATCTCAGTGATAAAATGTTGATGTCGGAAAACGCTGATATTTTTGATGTTGAAACAACCCATAGATACCAGCAAGTATGGCAACAACCTAATGCCATTAACGGCATGTTGCAATATTATCGCGCTATGCCGCAACTCGCTGTTACTGCTGACACCACAGCCCATGTAGAAAATGGCGACAATAAAAATACCCTAGCTCAAGTCTCCGACCTCAGCAAAATGAGGATTCCTAATATAAGAATACATGTGCCGACACTCATTTTATGGGGCGAACATGACCAAGCGTTTGTTAATGACAATCTAAACGGTATTGAACAATATGTGCCTGATTGCCTCACTCAACGTTTTAGTGATGCTAGCCACTGGCTGATGCATGAAAAATCACCTGAGATTAATCAAGCTATTGCACAATTTATCGAATCTTAA
- a CDS encoding methyl-accepting chemotaxis protein, translating into MKFVHKIAAASSALLLVTVGLLNTTQYLNVKSELNNTIEESITDIVQGVANTVSSELDGKKTMVGYIASVVSDNPDKDYITQIISQKDAKDAFLLIGGGFDATGVSFKNDPNWDPGANWDPRQRPWYKESKAQNDLIITEPYADAASGKILVSIATPIMKDRQFFGSIFFDVSLSNLSDLVNSVNLFDAGYLFIVTENGVVIAHPESKYNGKGMNTFLPNSRIDPNTMTNVTLDNIEYNLRFTKVPSQDWYVAVLIDEKIAYQSIYNMRDNAIIYSIVALIISILTLLFLMRRLLVPLDELNNAIQDVASGNGDLTKRLNTKTDQEFAELATGFNTFTANLQNQVKQLKTYGVEILNGAVVMSSSSVQSAEAMDVQLQEIELLATAMNEMATTAADVASNAQNAATAAQEAEDATTLGSEVVHTTTTSIDVLSTRIETAVKDVVVLEEATSNIATVLQVINDIADQTNLLALNAAIEAARAGEQGRGFAVVADEVRTLALRTQESTTEIRTLIDKLQSGATAVSLAMNASQEAAQGTVEQAKKTGNALDQIYDAIKRINDMNIQIASAAEEQSLVAEEINSNTVKIKDLSVQVSEAAQETNRATEEQTRSVRDQNVILDKFIV; encoded by the coding sequence ATGAAATTTGTACACAAAATAGCAGCAGCGTCATCCGCTTTACTGCTTGTTACTGTTGGTCTGCTTAACACCACCCAATACTTGAATGTAAAGTCTGAATTAAATAATACGATTGAAGAAAGTATCACTGATATTGTCCAAGGTGTCGCTAATACCGTTTCCTCTGAGCTCGATGGCAAAAAAACGATGGTGGGCTATATCGCCTCAGTGGTTAGTGATAATCCAGATAAAGATTACATCACTCAAATTATTAGCCAAAAAGATGCGAAAGATGCCTTTTTACTAATAGGTGGTGGTTTTGATGCCACGGGAGTGAGCTTTAAAAATGATCCTAATTGGGATCCAGGCGCAAACTGGGATCCAAGACAACGTCCATGGTACAAAGAAAGCAAAGCACAAAATGACCTTATTATTACTGAACCTTATGCCGACGCCGCTAGTGGAAAAATTTTAGTCTCAATTGCTACACCTATCATGAAAGACAGGCAATTCTTTGGCTCAATATTCTTCGATGTTAGTTTGTCGAACCTCTCTGATCTGGTTAATAGTGTGAACTTGTTTGATGCAGGTTATCTTTTTATTGTCACAGAGAATGGAGTGGTCATTGCGCATCCTGAGTCAAAGTATAATGGTAAGGGCATGAACACCTTTTTACCGAACTCTCGTATTGACCCAAATACCATGACCAATGTCACGTTAGATAACATTGAATACAACCTTCGCTTTACAAAGGTACCATCACAAGATTGGTATGTTGCGGTTTTAATTGATGAAAAAATTGCTTATCAGTCAATCTATAATATGCGTGACAATGCCATTATCTACAGTATTGTCGCATTGATTATCAGCATATTAACGCTGTTATTTTTAATGCGTAGATTGCTTGTTCCGTTAGATGAACTTAACAATGCAATACAGGACGTTGCTTCAGGCAACGGCGATTTAACCAAACGACTTAATACCAAAACAGATCAAGAGTTTGCTGAACTGGCAACGGGTTTTAATACCTTTACGGCTAATTTACAAAACCAAGTCAAACAGCTGAAAACATATGGTGTTGAAATATTAAATGGTGCGGTAGTGATGAGCAGTAGTTCGGTGCAATCAGCTGAAGCGATGGATGTACAGTTACAAGAAATTGAATTGTTAGCCACCGCAATGAATGAAATGGCTACAACGGCGGCAGATGTTGCCTCTAATGCTCAAAATGCCGCGACAGCAGCACAAGAAGCAGAAGATGCTACTACGCTAGGCTCAGAAGTGGTTCATACCACAACCACATCAATTGATGTTTTATCGACACGTATTGAAACAGCAGTTAAAGACGTTGTTGTGCTAGAAGAAGCAACCAGTAATATTGCAACGGTCCTGCAAGTGATTAACGATATTGCCGATCAAACCAACTTACTGGCACTAAATGCGGCAATTGAAGCCGCAAGAGCAGGCGAGCAAGGCCGCGGTTTTGCGGTTGTGGCTGATGAAGTGAGAACTTTAGCACTTCGCACGCAAGAGTCTACGACCGAAATACGTACCTTGATTGATAAGTTGCAATCAGGTGCGACAGCTGTTTCTTTGGCAATGAATGCCAGCCAAGAAGCGGCACAAGGTACTGTAGAACAAGCGAAGAAAACCGGTAATGCATTAGACCAAATTTATGATGCGATTAAACGTATCAATGATATGAATATTCAAATTGCATCAGCCGCAGAAGAACAAAGCCTTGTTGCTGAAGAAATTAATTCTAATACGGTGAAAATCAAAGATTTATCTGTGCAAGTTTCAGAGGCAGCACAAGAAACCAATAGAGCCACTGAAGAGCAAACACGTAGCGTCAGAGATCAAAACGTAATTTTAGATAAGTTTATCGTTTAA
- a CDS encoding HupE/UreJ family protein encodes MALFTSFSSIAHGIDDATKQFLESIEGAAILPFIYIGAKHMLTGYDHLLFLLGVVFFLFRGKDVLLYVSLFTLGHSLTLLYGVFSNIDVNPYIIDAIIGLSVVYKGFDNLGGFQRLFNCQPNTKVAVTIFGLFHGFGLATKIQEFQLPSNGLVTNIISFNVGVEIGQFLALAMVLIVLNFWRKHRSYLAFATLTNTAIMSAGFMLIGWQLTGYFIAAS; translated from the coding sequence ATGGCTTTATTCACATCATTTTCAAGCATTGCGCATGGAATAGACGATGCTACAAAACAGTTTTTAGAATCCATTGAAGGTGCGGCAATATTACCGTTCATTTATATTGGCGCGAAGCACATGTTAACGGGATACGACCACTTATTGTTTTTACTTGGTGTGGTATTCTTTTTGTTTCGAGGCAAAGATGTACTCTTATACGTTAGCTTGTTTACGCTCGGTCATAGCTTAACCTTACTTTATGGCGTGTTTAGCAATATCGACGTGAACCCTTATATTATTGATGCCATCATTGGATTGTCAGTTGTTTATAAAGGCTTTGATAATTTAGGCGGCTTTCAACGGCTATTTAATTGCCAACCTAACACTAAGGTTGCTGTCACCATTTTTGGCTTATTCCATGGTTTTGGTTTAGCCACTAAAATACAAGAATTTCAATTACCGAGTAACGGTTTAGTGACCAATATTATTTCGTTTAATGTTGGTGTTGAAATAGGTCAGTTTTTAGCACTAGCCATGGTATTAATTGTGCTAAATTTTTGGCGTAAACACCGCAGCTATTTAGCTTTTGCGACATTAACCAATACCGCAATAATGAGTGCGGGTTTTATGTTAATCGGTTGGCAATTAACGGGATATTTTATTGCTGCCTCATAA